The following are encoded in a window of Fusarium falciforme chromosome 11, complete sequence genomic DNA:
- a CDS encoding Copper-containing nitrite reductase gives MVPAIGGDPNVQVFEPITENGVQLADLPAENAILTTAPNVPPAITRDHPALVKVPLVTTTKLAQLTSQYKYEQWTFNGTVPGPFIRARVGDVVELSLTNKDPAGNPHNIDCHAFTGPGGGAAVTTAEENETKTARFKLLYPGLYVYHCAAAPVPVHIANGMYGLMYVQPEGEDLPPVDKEYYVMQSEFYHEPPEVDDDGRRSEIVEFSYPNGLREEPQVVAFNGSESALTRDKPLKANVGDNVRIFFGNAGPNLTSSFHIIGSHFKNVYRDGGVLNPPSQGIQTVSVPSGGSTIVDLKMAVPGTYTLVDHAIFRLDKGAVGFLNVSGPPNPAVYQSPQPPRPCVGCKLHA, from the coding sequence ATGGTTCCTGCTATTGGTGGCGACCCGAATGTACAAGTTTTTGAACCCATCACTGAGAATGGTGTCCAGCTGGCAGATCTTCCCGCTGAAAATGCCATTCTTACAACCGCGCCCAATGTTCCGCCAGCCATCACAAGAGATCACCCAGCCCTTGTCAAAGTTCCACTTGTCACTACAACCAAACTTGCACAGCTCACGAGCCAGTACAAGTATGAGCAGTGGACTTTCAACGGCACAGTACCAGGACCTTTTATCCGTGCTAGAGTCGGCGACGTCGTTGAACTCAGTCTCACAAACAAGGATCCTGCCGGCAATCCACATAACATCGATTGTCACGCCTTCACGGGACCCGGAGGTGGCGCTGCTGTAACAACAGCTGAAGAGAACGAGACGAAGACTGCTCGCTTCAAGCTGCTCTACCCAGGACTCTACGTGTACCACTGCGCTGCCGCGCCAGTGCCCGTTCACATCGCCAATGGCATGTACGGACTGATGTACGTGCAGCCAGAGGGTGAAGATCTTCCTCCTGTTGACAAAGAATACTACGTCATGCAAAGTGAGTTCTACCATGAGCCCCCAGAGGTCGATGATGACGGACGTCGTTCTGAAATTGTCGAATTTTCTTACCCCAACGGTCTGCGAGAGGAGCCTCAAGTTGTCGCCTTCAACGGCAGCGAATCCGCTCTTACAAGAGACAAACCTCTCAAGGCTAATGTTGGCGACAACGTCCGAATCTTCTTTGGCAACGCTGGTCCCAACTTGACCAGCTCATTCCATATTATTGGCTCCCACTTCAAGAACGTGTACCGAGACGGCGGTGTTCTCAACCCCCCGTCACAAGGCATTCAGACAGTCTCGGTTCCTTCCGGTGGTTCAACAATCGTGGATCTCAAGATGGCAGTCCCAGGGACCTACACCCTGGTGGACCATGCCATCTTTCGTCTGGATAAGGGGGCTGTTGGCTTCCTCAACGTGTCAGGGCCGCCAAACCCGGCCGTGTATCAGAGCCCTCAACCGCCTAGGCCATGTGTGGGATGTAAGCTCCATGCATGA
- a CDS encoding HET domain-containing protein, whose protein sequence is MSFSYQPLASDEIRLVKIEPAENGDDSQPILCTIEHVNLVPGVTVSPDRRFKGHSDAWPEISNHHDTDALFDKGRDPFAVSQGPSPSLDEEARLPWRYPWGDFIALSYEWGPPTPRRFITVNGAQFGVTPNLYDALIQLRRTQRIRQGFRLWIDAICINQDDLAERGQQVARMRDIYRSAWQVVIWIGPEADDSSLALSALHWLANQSRRPTPLEGVYHQGMAIDARPFFVVIPGYQSPLRRAVYKALFCFFTRTYWRRMWIIQEVANGRPGAPVLCGNRCIAWDDIYRAAVVINNDQARLGRDILDSSRPPLAALNTYEFARDRLAEDTHLSSERLWGMQVALGGIQLNQKLSFLGDWQALTLVLNLCRDSNVTEEKDRVYGILGIKAVADRVAVVPDYTLGQYLSAAVSRHSPLLCSIALLLLLYFGLWIWSKDPNPVKP, encoded by the coding sequence ATGTCTTTCTCATACCAGCCCTTGGCGAGCGACGAGATTCGTCTTGTCAAAATAGAGCCAGCTGAAAATGGGGACGACTCTCAGCCAATCTTGTGCACAATCGAGCATGTCAACCTTGTGCCTGGAGTAACAGTGTCTCCTGATCGGCGATTCAAAGGTCACAGCGATGCTTGGCCCGAGATCTCCAACCACCACGATACAGACGCCCTCTTTGACAAAGGCCGAGATCCGTTTGCAGTCTCACAAGGACCCTCGCCTTCCCTCGACGAGGAAGCTCGCCTGCCATGGAGATATCCATGGGGAGACTTTATCGCCTTATCATACGAATGGGGTCCTCCAACACCTCGGCGCTTCATCACTGTCAATGGCGCTCAATTCGGAGTCACACCCAACCTATACGATGCCTTGATCCAACTTCGCCGTACCCAAAGAATACGTCAAGGTTTCAGACTCTGGATCGACGCCATTTGCATCAACCAAGATGACCTGGCCGAACGTGGTCAGCAGGTTGCTCGCATGCGAGACATATATCGGTCTGCATGGCAGGTAGTCATCTGGATCGGCCCAGAGGCTGATGATAGCTCCTTGGCCCTGTCAGCGCTTCACTGGCTGGCTAACCAGTCAAGACGACCGACCCCGTTGGAAGGAGTATACCATCAAGGGATGGCGATTGACGCACGTCCGTTCTTTGTCGTTATCCCGGGCTATCAGAGTCCCCTCAGGCGTGCGGTCTATAAAGCTCTGTTCTGTTTCTTTACTAGAACTTACTGGCGACGCATGTGGATTATACAGGAAGTGGCAAACGGTCGACCTGGCGCGCCCGTTCTTTGTGGAAACAGGTGCATTGCATGGGACGATATCTACCGAGCGGCTGTCGTCATCAACAACGACCAAGCAAGGCTCGGTCGTGATATTCTCGACAGCAGCCGGCCGCCCCTGGCTGCTCTCAACACTTACGAGTTTGCACGGGATAGACTGGCCGAGGACACGCATCTGTCATCGGAGAGGCTGTGGGGGATGCAGGTTGCCTTGGGCGGCATTCAGCTGAACCAAAAGTTGAGCTTTCTGGGAGATTGGCAGGCTCTCACGCTGGTTTTGAACCTCTGCCGAGATTCAAACGTCACCGAAGAAAAGGACAGGGTGTATGGCATTCTGGGCATCAAAGCTGTTGCTGACAGGGTTGCTGTCGTGCCAGATTACACA
- a CDS encoding CFEM domain-containing protein codes for MGLQHRLILTSILFASFLVPKALARDLSSPSLSEYPRCAAKCMITALQGGFCAPGNQTCICVHHEFQQNVTSCVSASCTIPEALKAKNSSLADCGAPIRDCSQQFATLSTTLTVVAGVFVAIRFGYKLSVSTINIDVDDWLVLAAIFSFIPAAVITVHGTTANGFGRDIWTLSPQHITTITRLCYILGILYFLQTMLVKLAIIGFYIRIFPMRETQRLLWGTFIFTSLWGVAFVIVGIFPCTPISYFWNQWDGLHKGKCNDINAILWSHASFSVALDLWMLAVPLWQLRSLQLHWKKKVGVAFMFSVGTFVTVVSVIRFKSLVHFGKSINKTWELYNVSVWSTIEITVGIMCACLPAMRAVLVKIFPILSSSSTQSSRGNQYYERHNSLPPMAGRMGAQAVATASANRLHSDEEHYVETPGIIFHKTYGVRYSESDEARLMPEKSGNPFGQRKQ; via the exons ATGGGCCTCCAGCACCGTCTAATACTTACATCAATTCTATTTGCCTCATTTCTCGTACCAAAGGCCCTTGCGCGAGACCTTTCCTCACCCAGCTTATCCGAGTATCCTCGCTGTGCA GCAAAATGCATGATCACCGCCCTTCAAGGGGGCTTTTGCGCCCCTGGCAACCAGACGTGTATTTGTGTACACCACGAGTTTCAGCAAAATGTCACAAGCTGCGTGTCCGCGAGCTGTACCATACCCGAAGCATTAA AGGCCAAGAACTCCAGCTTGGCAGATTGCGGTGCTCCAATACGCGACTGCTCGCAACAGTTTGCCACTCTCTCCACTACTCTCACTGTAGTAGCAGGCGTCTTTGTTGCAATTCGGTTCGGTTATAAGCTGTCGGTCTCAACCATCAACATCGATGTCGATGACTGGCTGGTCCTGGCAGcaatcttctccttcatTCCTGCTGCCGTAATCACTGTCCATGGTACAACGGCCAATGGGTTCGGTCGAGACATCTGGACTCTTAGTCCTCAGCATATTACCACAATCACACGCCTCTGCTACATCCTAGGAATATTATACTTCCTGCAGACTATGTTAGTGAAGCTGGCCATTATAGGCTTCTACATACGCATATTCCCTATGCGGGAAACCCAGCGTCTGCTCTGGGGCACCTTCATTTTCACCTCCTTGTGGGGCGTTGCCTTTGTCATTGTGGGCATCTTTCCCTGCACGCCCATCTCGTATTTCTGGAACCAGTGGGATGGACTGCATAAAGGCAAATGCAATGACATCAATGCTATTTTGTGGTCTCACGCCAGTTTCAGCGTCGCCCTGGACCTGTGGATGCTGGCCGTGCCGCTGTGGCAGCTGCGAAGTCTCCAGCTTCATTGGAAAAAGAAGGTCGGCGTGGCCTTCATGTTCAGTGTTGGTACCTT CGTAACTGTCGTGAGCGTTATCCGTTTCAAATCTTTGGTACATTTCGGCAAGTCGATAAACAAGACATGGGAGCTATATAATGTGTCTGTCTGGTCCACCATTGAGATCACCGTGGGCATTATGTGCGCCTGTCTCCCAGCGATGCGCGCGGTGCTCGTCAAGATCTTCCCCATATTGTCCTCTTCATCGACGCAAAGCAGCAGAGGCAATCAATACTACGAGCGACATAACAGTCTTCCACCCATGGCTGGTAGAATGGGGGCCCAGGCTGTGGCAACTGCCAGCGCCAATCGACTGCATTCCGATGAGGAGCACTACGTGGAGACACCCGGGATTATCTTTCACAAGACCTATGGTGTGCGATACAGCGAGAGTGATGAAGCGAGGCTCATGCCAGAGAAGTCTGGAAACCCATTTGGTCAGAGGAAGCAGTGA